The proteins below are encoded in one region of Halorhodospira halochloris:
- the aroE gene encoding shikimate dehydrogenase: protein MQGHYAVVGNPIEHSKSPQIHAMFAEQTGEQLSYGRLWAPQDNFAAVVRAFFCGGGLGLNVTVPFKEEAWQFANKLSERARVAEAVNTLRLDDDGLIWGDNTDGVGLYRDLHDNLGIAIEAQRVLILGAGGAARGVLADILAGEPSEVVIANRTAQRADELAQRFVGVKACGLDNILGQQFDLIINTTAAGLQGSMPALADGLLRHGGACYDLVYSDTDTPFMEWARRHHAGQVADGLGMLVEQAAESFFLWRGVRPDTQPVIDALRG from the coding sequence TTGCAAGGTCACTACGCAGTCGTTGGTAACCCAATAGAACACAGTAAGTCGCCGCAGATTCATGCCATGTTTGCCGAACAGACCGGAGAGCAGCTCAGTTATGGCCGGCTGTGGGCGCCACAAGATAATTTTGCAGCTGTCGTTAGGGCCTTCTTTTGTGGCGGAGGACTCGGGCTGAATGTGACCGTCCCCTTTAAAGAGGAAGCTTGGCAGTTTGCCAACAAATTAAGCGAGCGAGCCCGCGTGGCTGAAGCGGTTAATACCTTGCGGTTAGATGATGATGGCTTGATTTGGGGCGATAACACTGATGGTGTTGGCCTCTATCGCGATCTGCACGATAATCTCGGCATCGCTATAGAGGCACAGCGGGTGTTGATACTGGGTGCCGGTGGTGCGGCGCGAGGAGTACTGGCGGATATACTCGCTGGCGAGCCTAGCGAAGTAGTTATAGCTAATCGCACTGCGCAGCGGGCGGATGAGTTGGCGCAGCGTTTTGTCGGGGTTAAGGCGTGTGGTCTGGATAATATCCTTGGGCAGCAATTTGACTTGATTATCAACACCACCGCGGCCGGCTTACAGGGAAGTATGCCTGCCCTGGCCGATGGTTTACTGCGCCACGGCGGAGCCTGTTATGACCTGGTCTATAGCGACACGGATACCCCTTTTATGGAATGGGCGCGTCGCCACCATGCGGGCCAGGTCGCTGATGGCTTGGGGATGTTGGTTGAGCAGGCTGCCGAGTCATTCTTCCTCTGGCGCGGAGTAAGGCCGGATACTCAGCCGGTAATCGACGCCTTGCGGGGTTAA
- the hemB gene encoding porphobilinogen synthase — MEVVVTRTNIPYSIGGYPARRPRRMRRNEFSRRLMRETKVTADDLIQPLFVLDGEGRSEPVPSMPGIQRLSIDLLIAEAQTIHQLGIPAVAIFPVTPADAKSADAREAYNPTGIAQRAVRAIKDAIPELGVITDVALDPFTSHGQDGLIDETGYVLNDETVEVLVRQALSHAEAGADVVAPSDMMDGRVGAIRNALEAHNYRNVRILSYTAKYASHYYGPFRDAVGSAGNLDSGPSGPGKDSYQMDPANSDEAIHEAALDIQEGADMFMVKPGLPYLDIIRRIKQELGVPTFAYQVSGEYSMLKAAGERGWLDERKCVLEALTSLRRAGADAILTYHARAAADWLQEED; from the coding sequence ATGGAGGTAGTCGTGACACGCACTAATATTCCCTACAGCATAGGCGGATACCCTGCCCGGCGCCCTCGCCGAATGCGGCGTAACGAATTCTCCCGGAGGCTAATGCGGGAGACCAAAGTCACTGCAGATGATCTCATCCAGCCGCTATTCGTCCTCGATGGTGAGGGGCGCAGCGAGCCAGTCCCATCTATGCCAGGAATCCAACGACTCTCCATTGACCTGCTGATAGCCGAGGCGCAGACCATTCATCAGCTCGGCATTCCGGCAGTGGCAATTTTCCCGGTTACACCCGCAGATGCCAAATCCGCCGATGCACGAGAGGCTTATAATCCAACTGGCATAGCCCAAAGAGCTGTGCGTGCAATCAAGGACGCCATCCCCGAGCTCGGCGTTATCACCGATGTCGCCCTCGACCCCTTCACCAGCCACGGCCAGGACGGGCTTATCGACGAAACCGGCTATGTCCTCAATGACGAGACAGTCGAGGTGCTGGTACGCCAAGCACTCTCTCACGCCGAGGCAGGCGCCGACGTGGTGGCACCATCCGACATGATGGACGGGCGTGTGGGCGCAATCCGCAATGCGCTCGAAGCGCACAACTATCGTAACGTGCGCATCCTCTCCTACACAGCCAAGTATGCTTCCCATTATTACGGACCATTCCGCGACGCCGTTGGCTCGGCCGGTAACCTTGACTCCGGCCCTTCCGGTCCTGGTAAGGATAGCTATCAGATGGATCCCGCAAACAGCGACGAGGCCATCCATGAAGCGGCTCTAGATATCCAGGAGGGGGCCGACATGTTTATGGTCAAGCCTGGGTTGCCGTACCTGGACATAATCCGCCGCATCAAACAGGAACTCGGCGTGCCCACTTTCGCTTATCAGGTAAGTGGTGAATACTCCATGCTCAAGGCCGCCGGGGAGCGGGGCTGGCTTGATGAACGCAAATGCGTGCTTGAAGCTTTGACTTCTCTGCGCCGAGCCGGGGCGGATGCAATCCTCACCTACCACGCCCGGGCCGCAGCCGACTGGCTTCAGGAAGAGGATTGA
- the hemE gene encoding uroporphyrinogen decarboxylase → MSSHELKNDRILRAFQRQEVDRTPLWMMRQAGRYLPEYREVRSQAGSFMGLCRSPELAARVTLQPLERYDLDAAILFSDILTVPDAMGLGLSFVTGEGPVFERRIQSNADIDALPQPSAQKELRYVMDAVQACRQELAGRVPLIGFTGSPWTLATYMVEGGSSKTFAASKTLVYDQPQAAHRLLTKLADAVADYLTGQVEAGAQALMIFDTWGGALDPERYRDFSLAYMSRIIESLPREAEGRRVPVTVFTKGGGQWLEEIAECGADAVGLDWTTSMADARQRIGHKVALQGNIDPCMLHANPEFIRQEVARCLAEFGHGPGHIFNLGHGIQPETPPENVAAMVDAVHEFSPQYHGNQAASPKA, encoded by the coding sequence TTGAGTAGCCACGAGCTCAAAAATGATCGAATCCTTCGCGCTTTCCAACGCCAGGAAGTAGACCGTACACCACTATGGATGATGCGCCAGGCCGGGCGTTATCTGCCCGAGTATCGCGAGGTGCGCAGCCAGGCGGGTAGCTTCATGGGCCTGTGCCGCAGTCCCGAGCTGGCGGCTCGAGTCACCCTGCAGCCCCTCGAGCGATATGACCTCGATGCTGCAATCCTGTTTTCTGACATTTTAACTGTTCCCGACGCGATGGGGCTGGGGCTCTCCTTCGTGACCGGTGAAGGCCCGGTCTTTGAGCGGCGCATCCAGAGCAATGCGGACATCGATGCCCTCCCCCAACCTAGCGCGCAGAAGGAGCTGCGTTACGTCATGGATGCGGTCCAGGCTTGCCGCCAGGAACTCGCCGGGCGCGTACCGCTTATCGGCTTTACCGGCAGCCCGTGGACCCTGGCTACGTATATGGTAGAGGGCGGATCAAGCAAGACCTTCGCTGCGAGCAAGACCCTAGTCTACGATCAACCTCAGGCCGCACACCGCTTGCTAACCAAGCTCGCTGACGCGGTAGCTGACTATCTTACCGGTCAGGTAGAGGCCGGCGCCCAAGCACTGATGATCTTTGATACCTGGGGCGGGGCCCTGGATCCTGAGCGCTATCGTGACTTCTCGTTAGCCTATATGAGCAGGATCATCGAGTCCCTGCCGCGCGAGGCCGAAGGTCGCCGGGTACCGGTAACAGTATTTACCAAGGGCGGCGGCCAGTGGCTAGAGGAGATCGCCGAGTGTGGTGCGGATGCCGTCGGCCTTGACTGGACGACCTCCATGGCCGATGCCCGCCAGCGGATCGGCCACAAAGTAGCACTCCAAGGCAATATCGATCCGTGTATGCTGCACGCCAATCCTGAATTTATCCGCCAGGAGGTAGCGCGCTGCCTGGCAGAGTTTGGCCACGGCCCAGGTCATATCTTCAACCTGGGGCACGGCATACAACCGGAGACGCCGCCGGAAAATGTAGCTGCTATGGTTGATGCTGTACACGAGTTTTCTCCCCAATACCATGGCAACCAGGCGGCTTCGCCAAAGGCGTAA
- a CDS encoding TIGR00153 family protein, giving the protein MKNYFARIFGSSPVAPLQRHMEEVVECVDVLPELFRASTAGELQRMRDAHRQIVSREHRADRIKKEIRSQLPPDLFMPWDRRDFLELLRAQDRIANKSKDIAGLMIGRQMQWPEALVEPTLRMLDQGMEATRQAMLAVRELEDLVETGFRGAELELVESLLNKLDDIEAETDRSQIELRSELFQIERELYAVDVMFLYQIIEAIGSLADRAQQTGARFQILLAR; this is encoded by the coding sequence GTGAAAAACTATTTCGCCCGTATCTTTGGCTCCTCACCTGTCGCGCCTCTCCAACGTCACATGGAGGAGGTAGTAGAGTGCGTAGATGTATTGCCCGAACTCTTCCGCGCCTCTACTGCGGGCGAACTCCAACGCATGCGCGATGCTCACCGGCAGATCGTTAGCCGCGAGCATCGCGCCGACCGGATCAAAAAAGAGATACGCTCGCAACTCCCGCCTGACCTTTTTATGCCCTGGGATCGCCGCGATTTTCTCGAACTGCTGCGGGCCCAAGATCGTATCGCCAACAAGAGCAAAGACATCGCTGGCTTGATGATCGGCCGGCAAATGCAGTGGCCTGAAGCATTGGTAGAGCCCACCCTACGCATGCTTGATCAGGGCATGGAGGCCACCCGGCAGGCCATGTTAGCTGTGCGAGAACTGGAAGATCTTGTCGAAACCGGGTTTCGGGGCGCAGAGCTGGAGCTAGTCGAAAGCTTACTGAATAAGCTAGATGACATTGAGGCTGAGACTGATCGTAGCCAGATAGAGCTGCGTTCGGAGTTATTCCAGATTGAGAGGGAACTCTATGCCGTTGATGTTATGTTTCTCTACCAAATAATCGAAGCGATCGGCTCGCTCGCCGATCGCGCCCAGCAGACCGGGGCCCGCTTCCAGATCTTGCTAGCCCGCTAA
- a CDS encoding NUDIX domain-containing protein: MATRRLRQRRKRAKRRTLSAGVIPVRFAEGERLYLMLRAFQYWDFPKGKVEPGEEPLDAACREVQEEAGITDLEFCWGYEFFETGPYAQGKVARYYIGRTATQRVVLGVNPELGRPEHHEHRWVSAAEAFDLASPRVQEVLEWAEQLLRTEQLRAD, encoded by the coding sequence ATGGCAACCAGGCGGCTTCGCCAAAGGCGTAAGCGTGCCAAGAGGCGTACCCTCTCGGCGGGCGTGATTCCGGTACGTTTCGCTGAGGGGGAGCGTCTCTATTTGATGTTAAGGGCCTTCCAATACTGGGACTTTCCTAAAGGCAAAGTCGAACCCGGGGAAGAACCCCTAGATGCGGCCTGCCGCGAGGTACAAGAGGAGGCGGGCATAACCGACCTGGAATTCTGTTGGGGTTATGAATTCTTTGAAACCGGCCCCTACGCCCAGGGCAAAGTGGCTCGCTACTACATCGGCCGCACTGCCACTCAGCGGGTGGTGCTAGGCGTCAACCCTGAGCTGGGTCGCCCTGAACACCACGAACACCGCTGGGTTAGTGCCGCCGAAGCCTTCGACCTCGCCTCACCGCGGGTACAAGAAGTACTCGAGTGGGCGGAGCAGCTGTTGCGCACCGAGCAGCTGCGCGCGGATTAA
- a CDS encoding inorganic phosphate transporter — MEYATIYIILAASLGLFMAWGIGANDVANAMATSVGSRALTIRQAVVVAAIFEFAGAVLAGGAVASTVRGGIIKTSELAGAEQTLIFGMLAALAAAGVWLLIASWRGWPVSTTHSIIGALVGFGIAGLGWGAIYWPTVGQVAASWVTSPLIAGLVSFLLFRSVQLLVLDRATPLEAAKRWVPYYIFLTGFFVSLITLLRGLQYIGLELSFWEGCALSIVFGLAMTLLGKVMINRLKLDTRSHRRYQYHNVERVFAVLMIVTACAMAFAHGSNDVANAIGPVAAVVATATSGDIQAEAPVPLWLLVMGAFGIVVGLLMLGKHVIATVGRNITQLTPSRGFACNLATAGTVVTASGAGMPISTTHTLVGAVLGVGLARGLAAIDLRVVGTVFMSWLVTLPAGAILAILFFYLFSWTLG; from the coding sequence ATGGAATACGCCACAATCTATATCATCCTGGCTGCCAGCCTCGGCCTATTCATGGCCTGGGGTATCGGTGCCAACGATGTCGCCAACGCCATGGCGACATCGGTCGGCTCGCGCGCCCTCACCATCCGTCAAGCAGTAGTGGTTGCAGCGATTTTCGAGTTTGCCGGTGCCGTACTGGCAGGGGGCGCTGTAGCTAGCACCGTGCGCGGTGGGATCATCAAAACCTCAGAGTTAGCCGGCGCCGAACAAACCCTGATATTTGGCATGCTGGCGGCCCTTGCGGCGGCCGGGGTATGGTTGTTGATCGCATCGTGGCGTGGCTGGCCCGTTTCTACAACCCATTCGATCATAGGCGCGCTGGTCGGCTTCGGTATTGCCGGACTGGGCTGGGGGGCTATTTACTGGCCAACCGTAGGTCAAGTGGCGGCCAGCTGGGTGACTTCGCCGCTTATTGCCGGGCTAGTTAGCTTCCTGCTGTTCCGCTCGGTACAGCTGCTAGTTCTTGATCGGGCCACCCCCCTCGAAGCCGCCAAAAGATGGGTGCCCTACTATATCTTCCTGACCGGATTCTTTGTCTCACTCATCACCCTACTCCGCGGCCTTCAGTACATCGGCCTAGAACTTAGCTTTTGGGAAGGATGCGCCCTGTCGATTGTCTTCGGCTTAGCCATGACCCTGCTCGGCAAGGTCATGATAAATCGGCTTAAACTCGACACACGATCCCACCGCCGCTACCAGTATCACAATGTCGAACGCGTATTTGCTGTGCTCATGATCGTCACAGCATGCGCGATGGCCTTTGCCCACGGCTCCAACGACGTTGCCAACGCTATAGGGCCGGTAGCTGCCGTAGTTGCAACTGCCACCAGTGGAGACATTCAAGCAGAGGCGCCGGTGCCACTCTGGCTCCTTGTCATGGGCGCCTTTGGCATAGTAGTTGGACTACTTATGCTCGGCAAACACGTCATCGCCACTGTTGGCCGCAACATTACTCAGCTGACCCCGAGCCGGGGATTTGCCTGTAATTTGGCCACAGCCGGAACTGTAGTGACGGCCTCCGGGGCAGGAATGCCAATCTCGACCACGCACACCCTCGTCGGCGCAGTACTCGGTGTTGGCCTCGCGCGCGGCCTGGCCGCCATAGATCTGCGCGTTGTTGGCACGGTCTTTATGTCGTGGCTGGTTACCCTGCCAGCAGGGGCAATACTAGCGATACTGTTCTTCTATCTCTTCTCCTGGACATTGGGCTAG
- the rpe gene encoding ribulose-phosphate 3-epimerase, giving the protein MHNPLIAPSILSADFARLGQEVEDVVNAGADIIHFDVMDNHYVPNLTIGPLVCQALRDYGIKAPIDVHLMVKPVDRIIPDFAAAGADWITFHPEASEHIDRTLSLIREHGAKAGLVFNPATPLDCLRHVADKVDMVLLMSVNPGFPAQKFIPSALDKLRQARQIIDELNSDIRLEIDGGVKAENIGEIAAAGADTFVAGSAIFGADDYGAAIKKMREEIVAAQSK; this is encoded by the coding sequence ATGCACAACCCCCTTATAGCGCCATCGATATTATCCGCTGACTTTGCTCGCCTCGGCCAAGAGGTAGAGGACGTAGTCAATGCGGGAGCGGACATTATCCACTTTGATGTGATGGACAACCACTACGTGCCCAATCTGACAATTGGCCCCTTGGTGTGTCAGGCACTGCGCGATTACGGCATAAAAGCGCCGATCGACGTCCACCTGATGGTTAAACCAGTAGACCGGATCATTCCCGATTTTGCGGCTGCCGGTGCTGACTGGATCACCTTTCACCCTGAGGCTAGCGAGCACATTGACAGGACCCTGAGCCTAATCCGCGAACATGGTGCCAAAGCTGGCTTGGTCTTTAACCCGGCAACGCCGCTCGACTGCCTGCGTCACGTTGCTGACAAAGTAGACATGGTCCTGCTGATGTCGGTTAACCCCGGATTCCCAGCGCAGAAATTCATACCCTCCGCGCTGGACAAATTACGCCAAGCGCGCCAGATAATCGATGAACTCAACAGTGATATCCGTCTTGAAATAGACGGTGGAGTCAAGGCTGAGAACATTGGTGAGATTGCTGCAGCGGGAGCCGATACCTTCGTCGCCGGGTCGGCGATTTTCGGGGCAGACGACTACGGCGCGGCTATAAAGAAGATGCGTGAAGAGATTGTGGCGGCTCAAAGTAAATAG
- a CDS encoding MaoC family dehydratase, with amino-acid sequence MPHELQGYCIEDLEPGMTASYTRTVTEADLVLFAGLSGDNNPVHINEEFASTTFAKGRIAHGIFLGGLISCVLGTRMPGPGAIYLGQELRFRAPVRIGDTVKAQACVEEIDEGSRQVVLDTTCYVRNRVVVTGQARVLVGSREDD; translated from the coding sequence ATGCCTCATGAGTTGCAAGGCTACTGCATCGAGGACCTGGAGCCAGGGATGACAGCTTCGTATACGCGAACTGTGACAGAGGCCGATTTGGTGCTGTTTGCTGGCTTATCGGGGGATAACAACCCGGTGCATATAAATGAAGAGTTTGCGTCAACCACCTTTGCTAAGGGGCGTATCGCACACGGGATCTTTCTCGGCGGGTTAATCTCCTGCGTATTAGGCACTCGCATGCCAGGTCCGGGAGCAATCTACCTGGGTCAGGAACTGCGCTTTCGAGCGCCGGTACGCATCGGTGATACAGTGAAGGCGCAAGCGTGTGTTGAAGAGATTGATGAAGGGTCGCGCCAAGTCGTATTAGATACCACCTGCTATGTGCGCAATAGAGTTGTTGTAACTGGCCAGGCGCGCGTTCTGGTGGGCTCGCGCGAGGACGACTAG
- a CDS encoding TonB-dependent receptor family protein translates to MGWSCTATAVAQQEEREQQVELPPVTTTVARLSSDLEDYPAAGSTVGREAFATGRGLALDQGLDRVPGVHTQNRYNFAQDLRLSVRGFGARSPFGIRGIRVLVDGIPATATDGQSQLDAIDPVFVEQLEVLRGPSSALYGNASGGVFRFTTIEPPEEGQFVSGQVLLGSHRERAQRLWGGRVDGDWRSSVTASNVSLDGYREHAEATRQRLGIKVDRRLDNGAQLRLLGNIMDAPEARDPGGLRRDQVRDDRQQAGDDAKKYDAGEEIEQQSLALILSSQPSAGELWEGQAFLQRRDFYRRSPFDAVGGGSVGGIITYERYFGGIGGRHVRQTEFAGRPLEISLGTEAEWQYDDRQRYRNEQGDRGDQTHDQLEQAQMVAGYAQAEWQPAERWRLVGGSRLDWLQMSIRDRMNGSGTDRERYTEPSYLLGASYALTEGHQLYTNASTAFETATLWEMWDQEEGGIDSELSAQEARSYELGVRGGFGERLRYDLSLFQVTVENELVPQGESPEIYENAGETRRRGIELGIEARPHERLEITSALAVGEFIFRDFEAPGIDWEDEDEDDLKKEQVSGNNIPGIPRAHGYLEVVWHGAHDWRYAANIRAADKIYADDRNTQSSSAHAEVGLHVSRLYVTDEYEAEPFVGINNLLDEEYNANIKINAASPSDGSLDDGAYYEPAPERTFYAGITVRGF, encoded by the coding sequence TTGGGGTGGAGTTGCACTGCAACAGCGGTCGCTCAGCAGGAGGAGCGAGAGCAACAGGTCGAATTGCCGCCGGTTACTACTACCGTGGCGCGGTTGAGCTCAGATCTAGAGGATTATCCGGCAGCTGGTTCTACTGTAGGACGTGAGGCCTTCGCTACGGGGCGCGGCTTGGCTCTCGATCAAGGCCTTGATCGTGTTCCCGGGGTTCACACGCAAAATCGCTATAACTTCGCTCAGGATCTGCGCCTATCTGTGCGCGGGTTTGGGGCGCGCTCGCCGTTCGGTATCCGGGGTATCAGGGTGCTGGTCGATGGCATACCGGCAACTGCAACCGATGGCCAAAGTCAGCTCGACGCGATCGATCCGGTATTTGTCGAGCAGCTAGAAGTGCTCCGTGGCCCCTCCTCGGCGCTCTACGGTAACGCCTCCGGGGGGGTATTTCGCTTTACCACTATAGAGCCTCCGGAGGAGGGGCAATTCGTCTCTGGTCAAGTGCTGCTCGGCAGTCACCGCGAGCGTGCTCAGCGCCTCTGGGGTGGGCGCGTGGATGGGGATTGGCGCAGTTCAGTTACCGCTTCGAACGTCTCCCTTGACGGCTATCGTGAACACGCCGAGGCAACCCGGCAGCGGTTAGGGATTAAGGTTGATCGCCGGCTGGATAACGGTGCCCAACTGCGCTTGCTCGGCAACATTATGGATGCCCCGGAGGCGCGTGATCCGGGCGGATTGAGACGCGATCAGGTACGCGATGATCGCCAGCAGGCTGGTGATGATGCAAAAAAGTATGATGCCGGCGAGGAGATTGAGCAGCAGTCGCTGGCCTTGATTCTCAGTTCGCAGCCTAGTGCTGGGGAACTCTGGGAGGGACAGGCATTCCTCCAGCGCCGCGATTTCTATCGTCGTTCGCCTTTTGATGCAGTCGGGGGTGGCTCGGTAGGTGGGATAATAACCTATGAACGCTATTTTGGCGGCATAGGCGGGCGGCATGTCCGCCAAACCGAATTCGCCGGCCGACCCCTGGAGATATCTTTAGGCACCGAGGCCGAGTGGCAGTATGACGATCGCCAGCGCTATAGAAATGAGCAAGGGGATCGGGGCGATCAGACCCACGATCAGCTTGAGCAGGCGCAGATGGTTGCCGGCTACGCCCAGGCCGAGTGGCAACCGGCTGAACGTTGGCGCCTGGTCGGCGGTAGCCGTCTCGACTGGCTGCAAATGAGTATAAGGGATCGCATGAATGGCTCGGGGACAGATCGCGAGCGCTACACCGAGCCGAGTTATCTGCTCGGTGCCAGTTACGCCTTGACCGAGGGACATCAGCTCTATACTAACGCCTCTACGGCCTTCGAGACCGCGACTCTGTGGGAGATGTGGGACCAGGAAGAGGGCGGTATTGACAGCGAACTCAGTGCCCAGGAAGCGCGCTCCTATGAGCTTGGTGTCCGCGGTGGCTTTGGTGAGCGCCTCAGATACGATCTGAGCCTCTTTCAGGTAACGGTTGAAAACGAGTTAGTGCCGCAGGGCGAGTCGCCCGAGATATACGAGAATGCGGGGGAAACCCGCCGCCGCGGGATAGAGCTAGGGATTGAGGCGCGCCCGCATGAGCGGTTGGAGATCACCAGTGCGCTGGCAGTGGGGGAGTTTATCTTTCGTGACTTTGAGGCTCCTGGGATTGATTGGGAGGATGAGGATGAGGATGATTTGAAAAAGGAGCAGGTCAGTGGCAACAACATCCCCGGCATCCCGCGTGCCCACGGCTACCTTGAGGTGGTTTGGCACGGTGCCCACGACTGGCGCTACGCTGCCAATATACGCGCTGCCGATAAGATCTACGCCGATGACAGAAACACCCAAAGCTCGTCAGCCCATGCCGAGGTCGGCCTGCATGTCTCAAGGCTGTATGTAACCGATGAATATGAGGCAGAGCCGTTTGTCGGTATAAACAACCTGCTGGACGAGGAATATAACGCCAACATCAAGATAAACGCCGCCTCACCTAGTGATGGCAGCCTTGATGACGGCGCCTACTACGAGCCAGCGCCAGAGCGAACCTTCTATGCGGGGATAACCGTCAGAGGCTTTTAG
- a CDS encoding phosphoribulokinase, protein MSAKHPIIAVTGSSGAGTSTVKVAFEHIFRREKVDPAIIEGDAFHRYNRQQMREELAKAVAEGRNLSHFSPEANLFGELEASFRKYGEKGICDRRRYLHNDEEAEPYGLKPGEFTDWEEAGHGSDLLFYEGLHGGVVTEEHNVAQHVDLLVGVTPIVNLEWIQKIHRDAAERGYTAETIVDTILRRMPDYVNYITPQFSRTDINFQRVPTVDTSNPFIARDIPTLDESFTVIRFRNPERFSIDFPYLLSMIPNSFMSRRNSIVVPGGKTGFAMELILTPIIHDLIEKSRELGGGRS, encoded by the coding sequence ATGTCAGCGAAACACCCAATAATCGCCGTAACCGGATCATCCGGCGCCGGAACCAGCACAGTAAAGGTCGCTTTCGAGCACATCTTCCGTCGTGAAAAGGTTGATCCAGCGATAATCGAAGGTGATGCCTTTCACCGCTACAACCGCCAGCAGATGCGCGAAGAGCTGGCCAAGGCCGTAGCCGAGGGCCGCAACCTCAGTCACTTCAGCCCTGAGGCCAACCTCTTCGGCGAGCTCGAGGCTTCGTTCCGCAAATATGGTGAGAAGGGCATATGTGATCGCCGCCGCTATTTGCACAATGACGAGGAGGCCGAGCCCTATGGACTCAAGCCAGGGGAATTCACCGACTGGGAGGAGGCCGGTCACGGCTCTGATCTGCTCTTTTACGAAGGGCTGCACGGCGGTGTAGTTACGGAGGAACATAACGTCGCACAGCACGTCGATTTGTTGGTGGGGGTTACGCCGATTGTCAACCTAGAGTGGATTCAAAAGATCCACCGCGATGCCGCCGAACGCGGCTACACCGCAGAGACCATCGTCGATACCATACTTCGACGCATGCCAGATTATGTTAACTACATAACCCCGCAGTTTTCGCGCACCGACATAAACTTCCAACGGGTACCGACCGTGGATACCTCCAACCCGTTTATTGCCCGCGACATACCCACGCTGGATGAGTCATTCACGGTTATTAGATTCCGTAACCCGGAGCGCTTTAGTATCGACTTCCCATACTTGCTGAGCATGATTCCCAACTCGTTCATGTCGCGGCGCAATAGTATAGTTGTGCCCGGCGGCAAGACCGGCTTCGCGATGGAACTCATCCTCACGCCAATTATTCACGACCTGATTGAGAAGAGTCGGGAGCTAGGCGGGGGGCGGAGCTAA